ATTGGCCTTATTCACCCGCGCCATTACATTGCTTGTTGACATGGCCAAAATGCCCACATTGATAAACATCACTCCTATGGAGAGAGCGATAAGAATTTCTGTTAAAGACTGAGCCTTGATTTTCATCATTTTAAGCTATTAGCAGTTTGGCAGACAACAAACCCCTGCACATCCAGAAGCATCCAAAGGACAACCTGGATAATTTTGGCACGTAGTCAAGTCTTTCATACAAGTTCCACCGCTAGAGGTACAAGAAGGAGTATTATCACATTTACAATAAGTCCAGTATGCGGTATTTCCTGCGCAAACATTTTGTTTCTTTGTCATTGCTGTTGAGCAGGATCCATTAGTTTTAACTGTGCATGAAGTACTATAGTACTCATAGGTACTATCACCATATCCGCCAGTTCCTCCCGATGTAGTAGAAATTCCCGAGCATAACTTAGAAAGACCTGAGCAGACTGTACTGCAGGTGCTACCACTAGCAGCATTAAGCGTCCATGTAGCAGCTGGCTGGGTAGTAGTAGTGGTAGTAGTGGTAGGTACACCGGAATTAGTAGCTCCCGCAGAAATATTACTCATAGCATCATAGGCGCAAACACGATAATAATAAGTGGTCCCACCCGATAAGTTAGTATGGCTATATGAGGTAGCAGTACCTAAATATATCTGTTGCCCATCTACACAATTCGCACTAGGAGTAGCAGTATTGGCATATACCACTTTATAAGTATTTGTTGATGCCAAACCAGAACCAGCATCAGAAAAGCCGGACCAAGATAAAGAGTTCTGATAAGATCCTGGAGTAACAGTAAGAGTGCCATCTGTAGGCGCCTGGCTATCCTGTCTCACTGTTTCAGAGAAAATAGCCGAAGCGTTATTCACGTTATCCCAAGCAGCATACCTCACATATTGGGTGCAAGTGGAGCCGGCAGAACAAGTGACAGACACAGAGGTTCCTGTCGTTGCCGGCGTACAGGAATTAGCCGTATCTACGCAGTATTTGGTAGCGGCTACTCCAGATTTGGCATCAGTAGGAGTAAGAGTCACAGTGACAGGAGAAGTTGCCGTCCAGTTGTTTGTCCAGTTATCGGTGACAGTAGGAGCAACGGTATCTCCAGTTCTTGTAAGAGCGGTAGCCGTAGTGGTGCCGGCGCTATTCGTCGCCCGCATATTCAGCGTGTATGACGAGCCATCAGCAAAACCGGTAATGTTAGATTGAGTGCAGGTATAGTTAGGAACAGAACCGGAGAGGGTAGCTGCATACCAATTGGTGCCGCCATTCAAAGTGTACTCGCAGGAAGAAATAGTCACGCTGCTAGTAAAGCTAGCTGTGAGGGTAGTGACTGTGCCAG
The sequence above is drawn from the Candidatus Paceibacterota bacterium genome and encodes:
- a CDS encoding fibronectin type III domain-containing protein yields the protein VIYSGTAITYTHTGLTNGTQYSYRVCAIDAALNMSTGTTASATPVTITPGAVTVSPSSATYVAASGTIQTTFNSSVAITSCDYTINNGTNWAAGTVSGTLPNYNCTGSFASLTNGTNYTFNMRATNANGTVTATGVTLTADSVLPTAADNWTDVWTATTSLTVTITPTDSGSGVGTTKYCVDTANTCNPSLGSVGTSVSVTCGAGTVCTQYVRYATWDVAGNASAIYSKPVRQDSQAPTNPSLTATPGSGQIALSWTAATDSGSGLHSTTPYKVVFATGATAPANCSGTALYSGTATTYTHTGLTNGNTYSYRVCALDALSNTSTGATASAIAGNTLPTAGTLTATPSTASYIPGTVTTLTASFTSSVTISSCEYTLNGGTNWYAATLSGSVPNYTCTQSNITGFADGSSYTLNMRATNSAGTTTATALTRTGDTVAPTVTDNWTNNWTATSPVTVTLTPTDAKSGVAATKYCVDTANSCTPATTGTSVSVTCSAGSTCTQYVRYAAWDNVNNASAIFSETVRQDSQAPTDGTLTVTPGSYQNSLSWSGFSDAGSGLASTNTYKVVYANTATPSANCVDGQQIYLGTATSYSHTNLSGGTTYYYRVCAYDAMSNISAGATNSGVPTTTTTTTTQPAATWTLNAASGSTCSTVCSGLSKLCSGISTTSGGTGGYGDSTYEYYSTSCTVKTNGSCSTAMTKKQNVCAGNTAYWTYCKCDNTPSCTSSGGTCMKDLTTCQNYPGCPLDASGCAGVCCLPNC